GGAAACTTCTAACGTTAATTCTTCATCGGCAACAACCAGCTTTATGGGTAAGTGTTTCAACATGGCCAACACTTCCTCAGCCCGCTCTTGGCCATAAACCCGTGAGGTTATATAATATACCTCTCCGAGGTTAATGACAGTCATCTGAACCGAAAGCTGACCGTTAGCCGCCTGATGAAGAAGTTCCTTCACCTGTTGGGCTCCTTTTTCTGCTTGAAGATAGGCTAATACCGCAAAGCTATCTAAAACGATCCCGCTCTCCACCAATCATTCACCCTTGTCTTTACGATCAAACGGCCGGGTGGCTTTCTGTTCTTCTGCTTTCCGTTCTTCGTCTCTTGTCTGCAGCAGTTCCTTGGTCAAGGAAATATCCCCTTTCAGCATTCCCATTGCTTCTTCTACCGGATCTTTAGGAGCGAGTTTCAGGATAATACGATCATCACCTTCGGTAATCTCCATTATCGAACCAGGTTTAATCCCATGTTTTTTCCGAATTGAAGCAGGTATAACAATTTGTCCCTTGGGGGATACTTTTGCTCTTCCCATGTACAACTCCTTATTAAAATGTAATACTTTATTTTATATAGTTTAACATATACAAAACCTTTCAGCAAACTCTCAGGGATCAAGCCTAGGTTCTTGAATTTTAAAGCCATTGAATTGAAGAATTGGGATTTAGGAAAAAGATGGGAAGATGAGATCCTCACGCGGGAAAACACCGCTCAGGATGACTGATTAAAGAATTCATTTGATGATTTTTACAGGATAGACGTTGATGCTGTTAAACAGCACCAGAAAATCCAAGATTCGACATGCCATGGCATGTCGCTACATTATATGAAGATAATACATTGTGCCCCTTGGTTTTTTAAAATATTTTGTATAGTCTTGGTTTATCCATGCTCGTGGGGTTTACAGAACAGAACAGCTGGGAAGGCTTAATCCTTAAGTATTACCATTAA
This DNA window, taken from Candidatus Atribacteria bacterium ADurb.Bin276, encodes the following:
- the vapC gene encoding tRNA(fMet)-specific endonuclease VapC, with protein sequence MVESGIVLDSFAVLAYLQAEKGAQQVKELLHQAANGQLSVQMTVINLGEVYYITSRVYGQERAEEVLAMLKHLPIKLVVADEELTLEVSRIKAKHPLSYADAFAVALAQRHGVPVVTGDPEFSCIETLISVKWLK
- a CDS encoding SpoVT / AbrB like domain protein → MGRAKVSPKGQIVIPASIRKKHGIKPGSIMEITEGDDRIILKLAPKDPVEEAMGMLKGDISLTKELLQTRDEERKAEEQKATRPFDRKDKGE